Genomic window (Candidatus Schekmanbacteria bacterium):
TTCCTTTTCACCATAAAGTTTATAAAGAATCTTCATAGCAGGATCATTATCAGTCGTAAATTTTATGAAATTTTCAAAGTCCTTCTCAGCCTTTAAAATAAGGGTTTCGTCCCTAAGCTTTTCTGCGCTCGAGACGCTCTCGATATAAACATCAAGATATTCCTTGTGAAGATCGAGAATTTTTAACTCCGACTCTCTCCTAATATTTGCATAACAGAGTGATGGAGAAAAGATTTCTGCTATTTTACCTTTCGGTTTAATCACGTCTGCAAGCTCATTAGAATATTTGCTTCGAATTTTTAACAGGTTGTCATAACCGCTGAATTTTTCCAAATCATAGGACCAAGTCTGCATTACATCCATAAAAAAGATGGTCTTTCTCCCGAAAAACATTGTTTCCGATTCGAAAATAGGCATTCTATATTCCGGTTTGGGACAGATAAAAACAGTACAAACTTCACCTCGAAACATCTTTGTCTTCATTATTAAAATTCTATGGAATCTTTCACTTGTATATGACCTTCCAGTGAATCTTATCATTCCTAATGCGCGAATAGGACGCCATGGAAGAGGGTATTTCATAGAAACTTCTGAAAGTGATATTTTATTCTTTATATCATTAAAGGATATCGAATGAACTTCACGCAAATCCTTCACTTAGTGTCTTGACCTCCTCTCATCAACTACAACTACAGCCCGTATTTTTGGGAGCAATCTTCAGTATATCTTCCTTGATTATAGCTATAAGACATCCAGTACCTTTTGTTACTCTGACTGCATTGAATTCACAGTTGAGCTCACAGGCACCGCACTCCATACAGGATTGATAAT
Coding sequences:
- a CDS encoding 4Fe-4S dicluster domain-containing protein, producing MISFIDEKCTGCKICVKVCPQAVIAMIDGKAQLTDYQSCMECGACELNCEFNAVRVTKGTGCLIAIIKEDILKIAPKNTGCSCS